The DNA region acaatAGCACAGGTAGATTCATCAGTGTCTCTCTAGTGCCCCAGCTTTGAGATGTTTCTggttctttctccccctctttccttctgtgtATATAATTATTTCTCTGCACTCCAAGACAATCCCAAattacatgtaggcaaaatgaTTATTAAATCTCGGAGAGAAATCACAGATTTCGAGACAGTCAGGTAGCATGGGTCTGTTCCACACTTGCTCTCCATGTTGACCTGTGAAACGGGGCACCAGGGAAGGATTAGCAGGTTTATGGGCTGACCATGGCCTTGCCAGAAGATGGGTTCTGCGGGCACAGGGCTTCCCTTTCTCACCCTCACTTCTGTTCATTAAGTAGTTGGGAAGCCAGATCTGCCCGTGAGCCTCACAGCCACGGGCCTCATGAACCTCTTGTAGTTCTGTTCTGAATGGACACACCCACACTTCAGGCAAAATGGgcagtgctggcacacaggctaTGGAAGGCACACTACCATATCCTGGCATTCTGAGCAGGCTCTGAAACCCACCCATCAGCGTGGCATTTCTTAGGTGAGAACCTGATTCCCATCTGCTCTTGGTCCTGGCTCTGCGCTCATGGTGCATGGTGGATGTCGGTGTTTTACACTGTTCTGCATGCTCTCCCAGGGGCATTAGCTTAAGTCCTCACAGCAGCTCtcaggcagagagaagaaagttGAGTAACTTAGTTAAGATTGCTCGTAAGTAGTGAGGTCAGGGCTGGAGTCTAGCTCTGGCTTCCAGAGCCCAGGTACTAAGGGGTTTGGCTGTCCTAACACTGtagtttaaaatatgttcatatctCTTTCATGTTCATCTCCCTGAGCAAGGAGAGGGTTGTCAGAGCTAGAGGATACAACTTAGAAGTGAATTATTATCTTCCTTCAGTTCCACTGCCAACAGGGGGCAGACATGAGACCTAAAGACTGCCTCCTGCTCGCTCTGCCTTCCTCCATACCCCCTGCAGAACCAAGAAAGGATGCTAATGAAGAAGGGAAGGGACCCAATGGGAAGGCGGCTAGAACAGGTGGCCAGCCAGGGCCTCCTCCGTCCGTGACAGAAGCATGTCCGGGTTCCTGGGCCTCTAGGCTTCTGCTGGGTGTACCTGAGACACCCCTGCTATCCCTCAGGCCTGGGGCCTGATAGCACTGCCGAGCTTCACTAAGCCTGGCCTCGGCTGAATCTGTGGGATTTCAGCCAAGCCATTCAACTCCAGCTTCCTCCTGGCACCCCCAGCCTTGGGCAGCAGCAGCTGCTGACAACTCTCACTAATCAGAGAGTCCCATCTGAGCATGCGGCTGTCTGAACGGCAGAGCCAGCTCCTAAGACTGCCCCAGCACCCAGCCATCAGGCCAAAGAGGCAGCCCCTGAAAGCATTATGCTTTCAAGGGTGTAGAGTATCCCAGGAAGGGTGTAGATCATCTCAAAGCCTAGTGCTAATGAGATGATCTGAGGTATGTGATGACATCGCTTTGATCCTGGGGCTCCTCTGAGTCCTCCCTGTGAAGCTCTGCTGACATTGGTCAGACACTCGATGGTAAATGACATTGAGTCCCAGCCAGCTTAGGTGACTTGTCCAAGGGGTCCTGACTCCTCTGGTTTGCTGCAGGCCTAAATACCTTCTCATACTGAGTCTTGCAGATTCCTTGAATCTTCCTTAGAAGTAAACAAGTTCACCCCACTTAGAGGTTGAAAACCAGACCTGAAGAGGGCTAGGGACAGTCCCCCACTGGTCCAGGTGCTGCAGGTAGTGTCTTTGTGCTTTATGCTGGGCTACTTTCTACCCACACCTCACCATGCCTGGAACAGCATCTCGTGGTAGCAGTTCCCAGGAATGAGTTATGGGTTAGGACTTACTTAGTTAATTTATTAACTGACCTCCCTGAACCCAGGCAGATAATGCCAACCAGACGCTGGAAGCCAGATGCAGTTCCTGGTGGCTCACTACATGGCTTTGTCCCCGAGTCTCCATGGCTTAgtctttattgttttatgtttGAGTCCTGGCCTGACTCTCCTCTCTTCAGCTTCATGCTCTCTATTCTCCCTAGGCCTTTACCTAATCTGCCGCCCCCCCTCACTGCAGACAACCCCGATTTATGTGCTAAAAACAGCATAGGCAGCTGTGTATCTGCAGGAAGGGCTGCCTGCTCAGAGACCAAGGGTTTCccttggggtgggtgggaggtgggCAGGCAGAATAGGGTACAGTGACCTCCACAGTGGCTTCAACAGTCACCTCTGGGCCAGGGTGGATGGTTTTTTTATTACTTCCAAAGAATCCTGCCTTTATTCTTTTCTCCAGCAAGCCTGGATTGATCTCCATTCATCAATGGACAAGGGAACAAGGAGGGAGGGGGTCCCAGAGCACGAGGGTACCAGAGAGGGAGGGTGACTCAGCCAGTGCCACACACCTGTTGCTCCAGTCTCCAGTGCTGGAAAGAGATCCTGGAGATGAGTCATTAACTGGTGGCAGTGAGGGTTCCAAGATGCTGGGCAGGGTCTTTTTTTCTGACTGTCCCTTGTCATTTGACTTCAAGTCCACTGACTTCAAGTCCAGCTACCGCGTTATGGCCAGCATCTAGGAGGTCCCTAGGGCATGGTTTTCAGGGCCTGCTAGAGACCCTCGACCTCTTTTATTTGACCCCCTTTCAATCAGAAGGAGCTTAAACCCCAGTCACTATGCTATCCTCACCCCAAACAGCAAgtgtgttagagagagaaagCTATGTGGATAGACAGGGTGCCTGGTGAAAGGCAGTCTGCCTCCCTCCAGGGGACTAAAGGAGTGTTCCGAACAAGTGGTCCACTTGTGcaatttggttttgtgtgtgtttgaggcaGCCTCTCAGTAATCTGTAACTTGCCAAGTAGGCTTGGccggctggccagcaagccccagggatcctcccgGCTCCACATCCCTAGGCTTCCCAAGGCTAGGATTATAAGTACTCACTACTATgcccagggttttttgtttttggtttttttttttttaagatgggttCTACAagtcaaactcaagtcctcatgtttataaagcaagcactttaccagctgaacTATTTTCTCAGCCCCAATTTGGGTTCTTAACAGTAAACAAACCTGTGTGCTGCCTTCAGTTCCGGCAGCATCTTTCAGAGGCAACATGCCAGGAGCTAGCCTTCTcctcctccgtctcctcctctccctcctctccctcctcctcctcttcttcttctcccccccctctctctcacacgcacacacacacacaaacacacacacacacacccctaggtAATTCTGAGTCCCACCTAGCCCCTCtcacctcctctcccttccctggccAGGTGGTGAGTCAGATCGACAAGCTAACCTCTGACTTTGACTTTGAACTGGAGCCAGATGACTGGACCACGGCCACTGTGAGCAGCACCTCCAGCAGTGACAAGGCAGGTGCAGGCGGTCCCTTTGACCTGGGCCACCTGGACTTCATGACGGCTGATATCCTCTCAGACAGCTGGGAGTTCTGTTCCTTCCTGGATGTCTCTACCCCATCAGACTCGGTGGATGGTCCTGAGGCACCACGGCCAGGCACAGGCCCTGACTACCAGCTCATGAATGGTGGTTTGCCCATCCCCAATGGGCCACGAGTGGAGACACCAGACTCCTCCAGTGAAGAGGCCTTCAGTGCTGGCCCTGCAAAGGGCCAGGTGCCCCAGCGGACTCCAGGGACAAGGGAGAGGGTACGGTTCAGTGACAAAGTGCTCTACCACGCTCTGTGCTGTGACGATGAAGAGGGGGATggtgaggaggtagaggaggaagaggcgggCCTGGCCCCAGAGCTGCCCCGTGTGGAGCCACACACAGGCCCCCTCAAGCCCTCCCCAGCCCCCTACAAGACCAAACGCTCTCCGTTGACCACCCGACGCTTGGGCCCCACGTTGGCCCCAGAACAGACCCGGAGGGTCACAAGGAACAGCAGCACTCAGACAGTATCAGACAAGAGCACGCAGACAGTGCTGCCCTACACAGCCACCAAACAGAAAGCTAAGGGCAAGAACTAGGGGCTTGGGGGGGTGGTGCGGGGGATGCATAGagctataaatatatatatatatatttaaacaaaCACAGTCATAATAAAATTCATAAACACTTAAGGATCCGGGCCCATAGGCCCCAAAGCCTTCAGAAAGCGCATCCTAAACAACCAGATGCCCAGAGTTCACCCTCCCTGAAGGGAGCTGACCCCTACCGTGCCCAGtacaaccccccacacacacaccatggaagTCTATGATTACTAACCTGGGCTGTTTCCAATCCAGGGAACTCAGCAACTAGAGAAAAGCTGAGGAAACAGTATGCCAGGGCTGGGCTCATCTGAGAAAGTAAGAACTTAGAACCCCAAGTTGGCATCACTCCTAGACCCAGAAGCACCTCTGTCCTCCTGGGCAGACCTGTTCCTTGTCTCCCCTGAGACAGGGTCACATGAAGAGGCAACCCCGCCTTCACCCCTGTATCTTAGGATTGCCCCAAACACAGAGGGATGGCCTGAGGTGAGGCAGGCTGCACTGCCAGGAGGCTGGCAGCTATGGAGCCTGCAGGACCAGGCCGGTCCAATCTGAGAAGGCCAACCTACTCCGATCTTTCAGTTCCCATTCTTAGCTCTGGAGTTTAGACTTCTCAGGTCTTGTCCCTGAGCAGACCCAAGGTCTGTGGACAGTGGCAGCATCTGTCACAGTGTTGGGACCCAGGACACAGACGCGCTTGGCCGTCTACCTCAGGCAGGCAGCCGGAGTGAGAAAACCAGGAGTTAGGGTGCCCAGGGTCTCCGCCTTGCTCCTACTTCTTCACACCCAAACCCTCGCTCACCTTACTAAGTCCCGAGTGAAGATGCAGGAAGAGTCTAGCAGCAACAGAGCTTCACTGGCGTTTTGATCTTCCCAGCAACAGCCTTGAAATGGCCCGAGGGTCGTACTGGTCCCATTTACTGAGCTGGTCGCTGTGCTCAACACACCATATAACAGTACCTCACTGTCCCATTTTTCAAATGAGAAGACTGAGAGGTTCAGAGAGGTGAAGTAACAGACCCAATGTCACAGAACTTTTCTGTTCCCAAGAACTAGTAGTTTACAGACTACGCCTGGCCCTGCTTTATAGCAACTGGGCCAATTCACTTGCCTCGACCTTTTCTACTGTAAAATGGGTCTGATAGTCTTCACCATCTCAGGAGCAGTCACAGGGACCCAGCAGGGTGATGAGTGTACACACTCTACATAAATTGAAGGCACTACCTGGCTACCGTGGTCAGCGTGGCCCAGCCTACATATCCAGTGGTAGAGGGGCTAAGTGGAAGCCAT from Rattus norvegicus strain BN/NHsdMcwi chromosome 8, GRCr8, whole genome shotgun sequence includes:
- the Insyn1 gene encoding inhibitory synaptic factor 1; translated protein: MNIRGAPDLGQPSDDPNSGGERERIRQRMKMVIGQLEGILRELKEVAKELREVVSQIDKLTSDFDFELEPDDWTTATVSSTSSSDKAGAGGPFDLGHLDFMTADILSDSWEFCSFLDVSTPSDSVDGPEAPRPGTGPDYQLMNGGLPIPNGPRVETPDSSSEEAFSAGPAKGQVPQRTPGTRERVRFSDKVLYHALCCDDEEGDGEEVEEEEAGLAPELPRVEPHTGPLKPSPAPYKTKRSPLTTRRLGPTLAPEQTRRVTRNSSTQTVSDKSTQTVLPYTATKQKAKGKN